In one window of Halorubrum sp. BV1 DNA:
- a CDS encoding DUF5799 family protein: MSEWTDAIVGERMTVDTQFNDRVAESRFTSQEWGLIMTAVEFEIENAGDPDAAGLVADTSNLPTIMPELENVRSQVAAMGGAPGGSGGSESGGGVVDSIKGALGLGGSGGDGVSDEELDAAERLVQEYADELQAHLEDVGKWEQVRIAYTE; the protein is encoded by the coding sequence ATGAGCGAGTGGACAGACGCGATCGTCGGCGAACGAATGACCGTCGACACCCAGTTCAACGACCGCGTGGCCGAGTCCCGATTCACTAGCCAAGAGTGGGGCCTCATCATGACCGCTGTCGAGTTCGAAATAGAGAACGCCGGCGATCCGGACGCGGCCGGCCTGGTCGCCGACACGTCGAACCTTCCGACGATCATGCCGGAGCTGGAGAACGTCAGGTCACAGGTCGCGGCGATGGGCGGCGCGCCGGGTGGGTCCGGCGGCAGCGAGTCCGGCGGAGGGGTCGTCGACTCGATCAAGGGCGCACTCGGTCTCGGCGGGAGCGGCGGCGACGGCGTGTCTGACGAGGAACTCGACGCGGCCGAACGGCTCGTTCAAGAGTACGCAGACGAACTGCAGGCGCACTTGGAGGACGTCGGGAAGTGGGAGCAGGTTCGTATCGCCTACACGGAGTGA
- a CDS encoding ribonuclease P protein component 4 — translation MGIPSERIERLFALAREAVVDDEYDRARGYVALARRIAERNRCGVPAAFSRRTCDDCDVYLRPGKTSRIRLGPGRVVVRCRECGSTARYPFD, via the coding sequence ATGGGGATCCCGTCGGAACGGATCGAGCGGCTGTTCGCGCTGGCGCGCGAGGCGGTCGTCGACGACGAGTACGACAGGGCCCGCGGGTACGTGGCGCTCGCGCGCCGGATCGCGGAGCGGAACCGCTGTGGCGTCCCCGCCGCGTTCTCGCGGCGCACCTGCGACGACTGCGACGTGTACCTGCGTCCGGGGAAGACGAGCCGGATCAGACTCGGCCCGGGGCGCGTCGTCGTCCGCTGTCGCGAGTGCGGGTCGACCGCTCGGTACCCGTTCGACTGA
- a CDS encoding methytransferase partner Trm112, which translates to MKESLMDVVCCPLDKADLDLDSDERDGSEVLRGTLTCTECGETYPIEDGIPNLLPPDMRDEAAA; encoded by the coding sequence ATGAAAGAATCTCTGATGGACGTCGTCTGTTGTCCGCTCGACAAGGCCGACCTCGACCTCGACTCCGACGAGCGGGACGGATCGGAGGTGCTGCGCGGGACCCTCACATGCACCGAGTGCGGGGAGACGTACCCGATCGAAGACGGCATCCCGAACCTCCTTCCTCCGGACATGCGAGACGAGGCGGCCGCTTGA
- a CDS encoding RNA-binding protein has protein sequence MPTVPFHYVDLRAFAYATEDEKRVTDALRTFLPEDAEIDRVENVGHHGDRIVVLSARVENADGMRHVLDALADLDDVERVIDELDDRVDDNCALFLRVDKQAAFRGDVRLGPGITVRAKVEAYPAKQPAAVENARETLSRLADGDGDGPGATDPDDT, from the coding sequence ATGCCCACAGTCCCGTTCCACTACGTCGATCTCCGCGCGTTCGCGTACGCCACCGAGGACGAAAAGCGGGTCACGGACGCCCTCCGCACGTTCCTCCCCGAAGACGCCGAGATCGACCGCGTCGAGAACGTCGGCCACCACGGCGACCGCATCGTCGTGCTCTCCGCCCGCGTCGAGAACGCCGACGGGATGCGTCACGTACTCGACGCCCTCGCCGACCTCGACGACGTCGAACGCGTGATCGACGAACTCGACGACCGCGTCGACGACAACTGCGCGCTCTTCTTGCGCGTCGACAAGCAGGCCGCCTTCCGCGGCGACGTCCGACTCGGCCCCGGGATCACCGTTCGAGCGAAGGTGGAGGCGTACCCGGCGAAACAGCCCGCAGCCGTCGAGAACGCTCGCGAAACGCTATCGCGGCTGGCCGATGGCGACGGTGACGGACCGGGTGCGACCGACCCGGACGACACCTGA
- a CDS encoding FAD-dependent oxidoreductase, whose amino-acid sequence MSDPFVVVGADAAGLSAASKFRREAPDREVVVFEKGQWISYAYCGMPYFIEGRVERMSNLLSLSPSEVDERGIDLRRGHEVVAVDPDAKAVTVATADGERIEQPYGDLLVATGGRATTGSFDVRGLDGAFTLHDMDAAAAIDAYVADPAEYDPDRADVSAVDRERVERNAAMDAPETAAIVGGGYVGVEMAEALTERGLDVHLFHRSGHLLSDFGAAVGERVEEALAERGVTVHTNAPVDAIVGDDLVEAIAYGQEGEDGDNLTLAVDMAVVGVGIRPNTDLLDGTGVDLGEGGAVRTDEYGRTTLPDVYAAGDCATARHAVTGEDAWMPLGLTANRAGRAIGATAAGDPTPVGDIAATAVVKAFDMEAGRAGILDDTAAREAGFDPVRETVTAGSRSGYYPGAAATDVTLVADRDTGRLLGGSISGPDRAAVRIDTVATALEADMTVGEVERLDLAYAPPFSPVWDPILVAAKVLNGSVE is encoded by the coding sequence ATGAGCGATCCGTTCGTTGTCGTCGGTGCGGACGCGGCCGGCCTGAGCGCCGCCAGCAAGTTCCGCCGGGAGGCACCCGATCGCGAGGTCGTCGTCTTCGAGAAGGGACAGTGGATCTCGTACGCCTACTGCGGAATGCCGTACTTCATCGAGGGGCGCGTCGAGCGCATGTCGAACCTGCTGTCGCTGTCGCCGAGCGAGGTCGACGAGCGTGGGATCGACCTCCGGCGGGGCCACGAGGTGGTCGCGGTCGACCCCGACGCGAAGGCGGTCACGGTCGCGACCGCCGACGGCGAGCGAATCGAGCAGCCGTACGGCGACCTGCTCGTGGCCACGGGCGGGCGGGCGACGACCGGTTCGTTCGATGTGCGGGGGCTCGACGGCGCGTTCACCCTCCACGATATGGACGCCGCGGCCGCGATCGACGCGTACGTCGCCGACCCCGCGGAGTACGACCCCGACCGCGCGGACGTGAGCGCCGTCGACCGCGAGCGCGTCGAGCGCAACGCCGCGATGGACGCACCGGAGACCGCCGCGATCGTCGGCGGCGGGTACGTCGGCGTCGAGATGGCGGAAGCGCTCACCGAGCGCGGGCTCGACGTGCACCTGTTCCACCGCTCCGGTCACCTCCTCTCGGACTTCGGCGCGGCCGTCGGCGAACGCGTGGAGGAGGCGCTCGCCGAGCGCGGGGTGACGGTCCACACGAACGCCCCCGTCGACGCGATCGTCGGCGACGATCTGGTCGAGGCGATCGCGTACGGTCAGGAAGGAGAAGACGGCGACAACCTGACGCTCGCGGTCGACATGGCTGTCGTCGGTGTCGGTATCCGCCCGAACACCGACCTCCTCGACGGCACCGGCGTCGACCTCGGCGAGGGCGGGGCGGTCAGGACCGACGAGTACGGTCGGACAACCCTCCCGGACGTGTACGCCGCCGGCGACTGCGCGACCGCGCGCCACGCGGTCACTGGCGAGGACGCGTGGATGCCGCTCGGGCTCACCGCGAACCGAGCGGGGCGAGCGATAGGAGCGACGGCCGCCGGCGATCCGACGCCGGTCGGCGACATCGCCGCCACCGCCGTGGTGAAAGCGTTCGACATGGAGGCCGGCCGCGCGGGGATCCTCGACGACACGGCGGCCCGCGAGGCCGGGTTCGACCCGGTCCGTGAGACGGTGACCGCGGGATCGCGGTCCGGCTACTACCCGGGCGCGGCCGCGACCGACGTGACGCTCGTCGCCGACCGCGACACCGGTCGTCTGCTCGGCGGGAGCATCTCCGGACCCGACCGCGCCGCGGTCCGGATCGACACGGTTGCGACCGCGCTCGAAGCGGACATGACGGTCGGCGAGGTGGAGCGACTGGATCTGGCGTACGCCCCGCCCTTCAGCCCCGTGTGGGACCCCATACTCGTCGCGGCGAAGGTGCTGAACGGGAGCGTGGAGTAG
- a CDS encoding phosphopantetheine adenylyltransferase codes for MNVALGGTFDPVHDGHRKLFERAFELGDVTVGLTSDELAPKTRHVERYVRPYDRRKRDLESELAPRAEQYGREYAIRELTEPTGIAVEPEFDALIVSPETKDGGKRINEIRTERGHEPLDVVVVDHVEADDGKRISSTRIVAGEIDEHGHLTPDREGRGATRPE; via the coding sequence ATGAACGTCGCGCTGGGGGGTACGTTCGATCCCGTTCACGACGGCCACCGGAAGCTGTTCGAACGGGCGTTCGAGCTGGGGGACGTCACCGTGGGGCTCACCTCTGACGAACTCGCGCCGAAGACCCGACACGTCGAGCGGTACGTCCGTCCGTACGACCGCCGGAAGCGCGACCTCGAATCCGAACTCGCGCCGCGCGCGGAGCAATACGGTCGCGAGTACGCGATCCGCGAACTGACCGAACCGACCGGCATCGCCGTCGAACCGGAGTTCGACGCGCTCATCGTCTCGCCTGAAACGAAAGACGGCGGAAAACGGATAAACGAGATCCGCACCGAGCGAGGACACGAGCCCCTCGACGTCGTCGTGGTCGACCACGTTGAGGCCGACGACGGCAAGCGCATCTCCTCGACGCGGATCGTCGCCGGCGAGATCGACGAACACGGCCACCTCACCCCCGACCGAGAGGGCCGGGGTGCGACGCGTCCGGAATGA
- a CDS encoding winged helix-turn-helix domain-containing protein translates to MTTDDVDGEESPTKRTREELRRTKARLGEGADKAVQEFDDNVVDLLSWLLDTETRARIYVYLRDNPQSTSDEVADGTGLYPSTVREALAELHDEGTVERDKREASGAGNNPYEYEAIAPSELVRGVVGDVQRELNAVFNLDRRLGGESPEGDADPVQISVGDAASGTDDESTTEEAADESDSDDR, encoded by the coding sequence ATGACTACGGACGACGTCGACGGCGAAGAGTCCCCGACGAAACGCACCCGCGAGGAGCTTCGAAGGACGAAAGCACGGCTCGGAGAGGGCGCAGACAAGGCGGTACAAGAGTTCGACGACAACGTCGTCGACCTCCTCTCGTGGCTGTTGGACACGGAGACGCGCGCGCGAATCTACGTCTATCTCCGCGACAATCCACAGAGCACGAGCGACGAGGTCGCCGACGGGACGGGACTCTACCCGAGCACGGTCCGAGAGGCGCTCGCCGAACTCCACGACGAGGGGACGGTTGAGCGCGACAAGCGCGAGGCGAGCGGGGCGGGCAACAACCCCTACGAGTACGAAGCGATCGCGCCGAGCGAGTTGGTTCGCGGCGTCGTCGGCGACGTCCAGCGAGAGCTGAACGCCGTGTTCAACCTGGATCGGCGGCTCGGCGGAGAATCACCCGAAGGCGACGCAGACCCCGTCCAGATCTCCGTCGGCGACGCCGCCTCTGGCACGGATGACGAGTCCACCACCGAGGAGGCGGCAGACGAGTCGGATTCGGACGACCGCTGA